A DNA window from Ovis aries strain OAR_USU_Benz2616 breed Rambouillet chromosome 7, ARS-UI_Ramb_v3.0, whole genome shotgun sequence contains the following coding sequences:
- the VCPKMT gene encoding protein N-lysine methyltransferase METTL21D isoform X1: protein MAASLESSGEDPLRNFVRVLEKRDGTVLRLQQYGSGGVGCVVWDAAIVLSKYLETPGFSGDGAHALSRRSVLELGSGTGAVGLMAATLGADVIVTDLEELQDLLKMNINMNKHLVTGSVQAKVLKWGEELEDFPSPPDYILMADCIYYEESLEPLLKTLKDLSGSETCIICCYEQRTMGKNPEIEKKYFELLQLDFDFEKIPLEKHDEEYRSEDIHILYIRKKKSKFPS from the exons ATGGCGGCTTCTCTGGAGTCCTCTGGGGAGGATCCACTGCGGAACTTTGTGCGAGTTTTGGAGAAGCGAGATGGCACGGTGTTACGACTGCAGCAGTATGGCTCCGGTGGCGTGGGCTGCGTTGTTTGGGACGCCGCCATTGTCCTTTCTAAATACCTGGAAACGCCCGGATTTTCCGGCGATGGGGCCCACGCGCTGAGCCGGCGGTCAGTGCTAGAGCTGGGCTCAGGCACCGGGGCTGTGGGGCTCATGGCCGCTACCCTCGG GGCAGATGTCATAGTCACCGATCTTGAGGAATTGCAAGACTTGCTGAAGATGAATATTAATATGAACAAGCATCTTGTCACTGGTTCTGTTCAAGCCAAGGTACTGAAATG GGGGGAAGAATTAGAAGACTTTCCTTCTCCGCCAGACTATATACTGATGGCTGACTGCATATACTACGAAGAG TCTTTGGAGCCACTGTTGAAAACCCTAAAAGATCTCAGTGGGTCTGAGACTTGTATTATATGTTGTTATGAACAGCGAACAATGGGAAAAAATCCAGAAATCGAGAAAAAGTATTTTGAG ctCCTTCAACTAGACTTTGACTTTGAAAAAATTCCTTTGGAAAAACATGATGAAGAATATCGAAGTGAAGATATTCACATTTTatacatcagaaagaaaaaatcg aaattCCCATCGTGA
- the VCPKMT gene encoding protein N-lysine methyltransferase METTL21D isoform X2, whose product MAASLESSGEDPLRNFVRVLEKRDGTVLRLQQYGSGGVGCVVWDAAIVLSKYLETPGFSGDGAHALSRRSVLELGSGTGAVGLMAATLGADVIVTDLEELQDLLKMNINMNKHLVTGSVQAKSLEPLLKTLKDLSGSETCIICCYEQRTMGKNPEIEKKYFELLQLDFDFEKIPLEKHDEEYRSEDIHILYIRKKKSKFPS is encoded by the exons ATGGCGGCTTCTCTGGAGTCCTCTGGGGAGGATCCACTGCGGAACTTTGTGCGAGTTTTGGAGAAGCGAGATGGCACGGTGTTACGACTGCAGCAGTATGGCTCCGGTGGCGTGGGCTGCGTTGTTTGGGACGCCGCCATTGTCCTTTCTAAATACCTGGAAACGCCCGGATTTTCCGGCGATGGGGCCCACGCGCTGAGCCGGCGGTCAGTGCTAGAGCTGGGCTCAGGCACCGGGGCTGTGGGGCTCATGGCCGCTACCCTCGG GGCAGATGTCATAGTCACCGATCTTGAGGAATTGCAAGACTTGCTGAAGATGAATATTAATATGAACAAGCATCTTGTCACTGGTTCTGTTCAAGCCAAG TCTTTGGAGCCACTGTTGAAAACCCTAAAAGATCTCAGTGGGTCTGAGACTTGTATTATATGTTGTTATGAACAGCGAACAATGGGAAAAAATCCAGAAATCGAGAAAAAGTATTTTGAG ctCCTTCAACTAGACTTTGACTTTGAAAAAATTCCTTTGGAAAAACATGATGAAGAATATCGAAGTGAAGATATTCACATTTTatacatcagaaagaaaaaatcg aaattCCCATCGTGA
- the VCPKMT gene encoding protein N-lysine methyltransferase METTL21D isoform X3 — MAASLESSGEDPLRNFVRVLEKRDGTVLRLQQYGSGGVGCVVWDAAIVLSKYLETPGFSGDGAHALSRRSVLELGSGTGAVGLMAATLGADVIVTDLEELQDLLKMNINMNKHLVTGSVQAKVLKWGEELEDFPSPPDYILMADCIYYEESLEPLLKTLKDLSGSETCIICCYEQRTMGKNPEIEKKYFEN; from the exons ATGGCGGCTTCTCTGGAGTCCTCTGGGGAGGATCCACTGCGGAACTTTGTGCGAGTTTTGGAGAAGCGAGATGGCACGGTGTTACGACTGCAGCAGTATGGCTCCGGTGGCGTGGGCTGCGTTGTTTGGGACGCCGCCATTGTCCTTTCTAAATACCTGGAAACGCCCGGATTTTCCGGCGATGGGGCCCACGCGCTGAGCCGGCGGTCAGTGCTAGAGCTGGGCTCAGGCACCGGGGCTGTGGGGCTCATGGCCGCTACCCTCGG GGCAGATGTCATAGTCACCGATCTTGAGGAATTGCAAGACTTGCTGAAGATGAATATTAATATGAACAAGCATCTTGTCACTGGTTCTGTTCAAGCCAAGGTACTGAAATG GGGGGAAGAATTAGAAGACTTTCCTTCTCCGCCAGACTATATACTGATGGCTGACTGCATATACTACGAAGAG TCTTTGGAGCCACTGTTGAAAACCCTAAAAGATCTCAGTGGGTCTGAGACTTGTATTATATGTTGTTATGAACAGCGAACAATGGGAAAAAATCCAGAAATCGAGAAAAAGTATTTTGAG aATTAA